One Candidatus Nitrososphaera evergladensis SR1 genomic window carries:
- a CDS encoding 50S ribosomal protein L15e, giving the protein MRSYMAQTWTKMWKENSDELKSKAIAWRQEPTINRIDRPSRLDRARRLGYKAKQGIIVVRVRVGRGGMRKQRPVAGRRPKHIGVVHIKQGISMRKVAERRVSEKFPNLEVMGSYYLHKDGMNIWYEVIMADPAHPAISKDREMRGKLKAFAK; this is encoded by the coding sequence ATGCGCAGCTACATGGCCCAGACTTGGACAAAAATGTGGAAGGAGAACTCGGATGAACTAAAGTCCAAGGCCATTGCATGGAGGCAAGAGCCAACGATCAACAGGATCGACCGGCCAAGCAGGCTCGACAGGGCCCGCAGGCTGGGCTATAAGGCAAAGCAAGGTATAATAGTTGTCCGCGTGCGCGTCGGCAGGGGCGGCATGAGAAAGCAGCGCCCGGTAGCAGGCAGAAGGCCAAAGCACATCGGTGTCGTCCACATCAAGCAGGGCATCAGCATGCGCAAGGTTGCCGAGAGAAGAGTTTCAGAAAAGTTCCCAAACCTCGAAGTGATGGGCTCGTACTACCTGCACAAGGACGGCATGAACATCTGGTACGAGGTAATAATGGCAGACCCGGCCCACCCCGCGATATCAAAGGACCGCGAGATGAGGGGCAAGCTCAAGGCGTTTGCAAAGTAA
- a CDS encoding RNA-guided endonuclease InsQ/TnpB family protein, translated as MMRNYKFRLYPTFQQESKLVNALQTCNWVYNRLIQLKPYSRNELNYALTELKETEPWLYNYHSKMLQMISTRITAEHNSLKALRKKGCKVGSFASIERASYNSFTYNQSGFKIEKRGKTDLLWLSKIGCTEIRLHRKLADIKQVTVFRRNEKWYAIITCDIAKSTFCFIDPRKSVGIDLGITKFAHDSNNRIVDNPLFLTSMAKPLRRAQRQLSRREKGGHNYQKAKSRVARLHERIRNKRQDFLHKESYHYSKEYDLIFVERLHTCNLARNRHTAKRILDSGWSTFRQFLAYKGKMVMEIDPYNTTVDCSQCGNKVQKDLAVRIHCCDRCGLVIDRDYNASLNILQKGLLQLPQGLREVTPVEILCGSMKQEMLTGCDGKYPHVII; from the coding sequence ATGATGCGGAATTACAAGTTTAGATTATATCCAACGTTTCAACAGGAATCTAAACTCGTAAATGCCCTGCAAACGTGCAACTGGGTCTACAATCGCCTGATACAACTAAAGCCGTATTCTAGAAACGAGTTGAATTATGCTCTTACAGAGCTGAAAGAAACGGAACCGTGGTTGTACAATTATCATTCAAAGATGCTGCAAATGATATCAACAAGAATTACAGCCGAACATAATAGTCTCAAAGCCCTGCGTAAGAAAGGCTGCAAAGTTGGCAGTTTTGCTTCTATTGAAAGAGCTAGTTACAATTCGTTTACCTATAATCAATCTGGGTTCAAAATAGAAAAGCGTGGAAAAACTGACCTGTTGTGGCTATCTAAAATAGGATGCACGGAAATCCGCCTGCATAGAAAGCTTGCGGACATTAAACAAGTAACAGTTTTCAGGCGCAATGAAAAGTGGTATGCTATCATAACGTGTGATATTGCAAAGTCTACATTTTGTTTTATTGACCCGCGAAAATCTGTTGGAATTGACCTTGGGATAACAAAGTTTGCTCACGATTCGAATAATCGCATTGTCGACAATCCCTTATTTCTTACATCTATGGCAAAGCCATTGCGGAGAGCACAACGCCAGTTGTCTAGACGGGAAAAGGGTGGTCATAATTATCAGAAAGCAAAAAGCCGGGTTGCTCGTTTACACGAAAGAATTAGGAATAAGAGGCAAGATTTCCTTCATAAGGAATCGTACCATTATTCCAAAGAATACGACTTGATATTCGTTGAACGTCTACACACTTGTAATCTGGCTAGAAATCGTCATACTGCAAAGCGTATTCTTGACAGTGGCTGGTCAACTTTTAGACAATTCCTAGCCTACAAGGGAAAGATGGTCATGGAGATAGATCCCTACAATACGACCGTAGACTGCTCTCAATGTGGCAACAAAGTGCAAAAAGACCTTGCAGTTAGGATTCATTGTTGCGACAGGTGCGGGCTTGTCATAGACCGCGATTACAATGCAAGCTTGAACATCTTGCAAAAAGGCTTGCTGCAACTACCGCAGGGATTGCGGGAAGTTACGCCTGTAGAGATCCTGTGTGGGTCTATGAAGCAGGAAATGCTTACCGGCTGTGACGGTAAATATCCACATGTCATTATATGA
- a CDS encoding hydroxyacid dehydrogenase, whose amino-acid sequence MQVSGRVLVCDSIDQAGIDSMKRAGLAVDYKPEIKANELVATVKDYDVIVVRSRTKVTKEVIDAASSAKIIARVGVGLDNVDVKTAEAKKIRVINAPEAASVAVAELAIGLMISLARSIPRADAETKKGSWIKKDLMGTQLSGKYLGIVGVGNIGRHIGRMAKALHMNLIGYDPYPINKEFISETGMIVTDFNTLLESADYITCHVPSTPETKHMFNAERLAKMKPTAYLVNTSRGEIIDENALYEALKNGKLAGAALDVFEVEPPTNKLLLGLPNLVCTPHIGAQTKEGQELASTVIAEKIIQILRGVI is encoded by the coding sequence ATGCAAGTAAGCGGCAGGGTGCTTGTCTGCGATTCAATCGATCAGGCAGGCATCGACAGCATGAAGCGCGCCGGGCTCGCAGTGGACTACAAGCCCGAGATCAAGGCCAATGAACTGGTTGCAACTGTCAAGGATTATGACGTTATTGTGGTAAGGAGCAGGACCAAGGTCACAAAGGAAGTCATCGACGCTGCCTCCAGCGCCAAGATAATAGCAAGGGTAGGAGTCGGGCTTGACAACGTCGATGTCAAGACTGCAGAGGCGAAAAAGATCAGGGTTATAAACGCGCCCGAAGCAGCATCCGTTGCAGTTGCCGAGCTTGCAATCGGCCTCATGATTTCGCTTGCAAGGAGCATACCAAGGGCTGACGCCGAGACGAAAAAGGGCAGCTGGATCAAAAAAGACCTAATGGGGACGCAGTTGTCCGGCAAGTACCTCGGCATCGTCGGCGTCGGAAACATTGGCCGGCATATCGGCAGGATGGCCAAGGCGCTCCACATGAACCTGATTGGCTACGATCCATATCCAATAAACAAGGAATTCATAAGCGAGACCGGCATGATAGTAACCGACTTCAACACTCTTCTTGAAAGCGCCGACTATATCACGTGCCACGTACCTTCGACGCCAGAGACAAAGCACATGTTCAACGCAGAGCGGCTGGCAAAGATGAAGCCGACAGCGTACCTCGTCAACACGTCAAGGGGCGAGATAATCGACGAAAACGCCCTGTACGAGGCGCTGAAAAACGGCAAGCTGGCCGGCGCGGCTCTTGACGTCTTTGAGGTAGAACCGCCGACGAACAAGCTTCTCTTGGGATTGCCAAATCTCGTTTGCACCCCGCACATTGGCGCGCAGACCAAGGAGGGGCAAGAGCTGGCATCGACCGTTATCGCAGAGAAGATAATACAGATCCTGCGTGGCGTCATATAA
- a CDS encoding DUF1326 domain-containing protein, producing MSEDTPKWKASGDWFDVCKCNIPCPCTFAQAPSYGDCEGILAYHIKNGHYGETPLDGLNVMMVGGFKGNIWAGEAKATMGFFFDERANEKQREALQMIFTGKAGGFMGELAKAFGEDRGTEFVPIKFEIANDLAYWSAEVPGKVVARGEALTGPMTPPGKRVQTLNAPGSETGPGTVATWGRAVADEVDAMGFKWDWKGRSSKHIPFDWTGP from the coding sequence ATGTCTGAAGATACTCCAAAATGGAAAGCTTCAGGAGACTGGTTTGATGTTTGCAAATGCAATATTCCCTGCCCCTGTACATTCGCTCAAGCTCCATCTTATGGAGATTGCGAAGGCATACTTGCATACCATATCAAGAATGGACACTATGGCGAAACGCCCCTTGACGGGTTGAATGTGATGATGGTAGGCGGCTTCAAAGGCAATATCTGGGCGGGGGAGGCAAAAGCAACCATGGGATTCTTTTTCGACGAGCGAGCTAATGAAAAGCAGCGAGAAGCTCTTCAGATGATATTTACCGGCAAAGCAGGTGGCTTCATGGGAGAGCTTGCCAAGGCCTTTGGAGAAGACCGTGGCACGGAATTCGTTCCGATCAAGTTTGAGATAGCAAATGACCTTGCATACTGGAGCGCAGAAGTACCGGGCAAGGTCGTTGCAAGAGGTGAAGCATTAACTGGGCCCATGACTCCACCCGGCAAACGAGTGCAGACTCTTAATGCGCCTGGAAGCGAGACTGGACCAGGTACCGTTGCAACATGGGGTAGGGCTGTGGCTGACGAAGTGGATGCTATGGGCTTCAAGTGGGACTGGAAGGGCAGATCGAGCAAGCACATTCCTTTCGACTGGACCGGCCCCTAA
- a CDS encoding DUF1326 domain-containing protein has protein sequence MTASVVEIPSWRTKSDYIETCNCDYGCPCNFNGYPTYGFCRALVLYPIREGHYGNDVKLDNIDVVYAASWPKAIHEGNGTMQLFISGNTTPEQRNAVVNIFSGKAKGEGPFSIFATTIKYMLEPQFVDINVKLDGKKSSFSVPGVLDVRLESFKNPVTCEEQDTKVQLPKGFVWKIADAAKSSVMRIMTPNLNFDDSGKNAYASTVEYRGQ, from the coding sequence ATGACCGCTTCTGTAGTTGAGATTCCTTCTTGGAGGACAAAGAGCGACTACATAGAAACGTGCAACTGCGACTATGGTTGTCCCTGCAACTTTAACGGCTATCCAACATATGGCTTTTGCAGGGCGCTAGTTTTGTATCCTATAAGGGAAGGCCATTACGGAAACGACGTCAAACTTGACAACATTGATGTCGTATACGCCGCATCTTGGCCCAAAGCAATTCATGAAGGAAACGGTACGATGCAACTGTTTATCTCTGGTAATACTACACCGGAGCAAAGAAACGCAGTTGTAAACATCTTTTCAGGAAAGGCAAAAGGGGAGGGGCCCTTTTCGATCTTTGCGACAACCATAAAGTACATGCTTGAGCCCCAGTTCGTTGACATTAACGTCAAGCTGGATGGCAAGAAAAGCAGCTTCTCCGTGCCCGGAGTGCTAGATGTCCGTCTTGAGAGCTTTAAAAATCCTGTTACCTGCGAAGAGCAAGACACAAAGGTGCAGCTTCCAAAAGGTTTCGTCTGGAAAATAGCAGACGCCGCCAAGAGTTCTGTGATGAGGATAATGACGCCAAACCTTAACTTTGACGATTCGGGCAAGAACGCCTATGCCTCAACAGTAGAATACAGAGGGCAGTGA
- a CDS encoding DUF2182 domain-containing protein, which translates to MQKIILVSLVSVSAASWLTSQTLQNDMMMTMTTAAMMPSPFASGMGDDNNGFGLASSYLFFVLLWTVGMAAMMFPAITPMVFLYNRLASSEKNNSQVQVALQKNDDASQKQVYPFKTLLFVGGYLAVWSLTGFVLLLGWSMLTSIMTSAASGLSIIQYIYGAILVIAGAYQFSPLKNKCLGYCESPLSFFMRRWSSGATGAAKMGVFHGLYCLGCCWPYFLLMVALGWMNLLWMALFSGIIFGEKVWSKKGIWIARAAGIGFVIIGILVMVTGGSAIIISMPTMMSTGDAAFTNTADMEPSANMTPAQKMPQMG; encoded by the coding sequence GTGCAAAAGATAATCCTTGTTTCACTTGTCTCCGTTTCAGCAGCAAGCTGGCTGACCTCCCAGACCCTTCAGAACGACATGATGATGACAATGACAACGGCGGCTATGATGCCGTCGCCTTTTGCCTCTGGAATGGGTGATGATAATAATGGATTTGGCTTGGCATCTTCTTACCTGTTTTTTGTATTGTTGTGGACCGTTGGCATGGCCGCAATGATGTTTCCTGCAATCACTCCGATGGTGTTTCTCTATAACAGACTGGCCAGCTCTGAAAAAAACAACAGCCAAGTGCAAGTGGCTCTTCAGAAAAATGATGATGCATCCCAAAAGCAAGTCTATCCCTTCAAGACCTTGCTCTTTGTTGGCGGCTATCTTGCAGTGTGGTCCCTGACAGGGTTTGTCCTGCTGCTTGGATGGTCAATGTTGACGAGCATCATGACAAGTGCAGCATCGGGGTTGTCTATTATCCAATACATCTACGGCGCCATCTTGGTTATCGCAGGGGCGTATCAATTTAGCCCGCTCAAGAACAAATGCCTCGGATACTGCGAGTCTCCCCTGAGCTTTTTCATGAGGAGGTGGAGCAGTGGCGCTACAGGAGCAGCCAAGATGGGCGTCTTTCACGGCTTGTACTGCCTGGGATGCTGCTGGCCGTACTTTTTGCTAATGGTGGCGCTTGGATGGATGAACCTGCTCTGGATGGCCCTGTTTTCGGGAATAATTTTCGGGGAAAAAGTCTGGTCAAAGAAGGGGATATGGATTGCAAGGGCTGCAGGAATTGGATTTGTGATAATTGGAATTCTGGTTATGGTTACAGGCGGATCTGCAATAATAATTTCGATGCCTACAATGATGTCTACAGGCGACGCGGCTTTTACCAATACCGCCGACATGGAGCCGTCTGCAAACATGACGCCGGCCCAAAAGATGCCGCAGATGGGATGA